In the Gossypium arboreum isolate Shixiya-1 chromosome 10, ASM2569848v2, whole genome shotgun sequence genome, one interval contains:
- the LOC108488694 gene encoding gibberellin 2-beta-dioxygenase-like isoform X1 yields MVVHSQSAALDHCSLIKTCKPTTSVFKGIPVVDLRDPEAKNLIVKACEEYGFFKLVNHGVPMEFFTRLEAEALKFFNLPQSDKDKAGPPDPFGYGFKKIGSNGDVGWVEYLLLNTNPQITSLKSLTVFRETPEIFRSSAVNDYIQAVKRMTFEVVELLADGLKIEPRDALSRLLRDEKSDSCFRLNHYPPCPELQALGGRNLIGFGEHTDPQIISVLRSNNTSGLQICLRDKTWVSVPPDQTSFFINVGDALQVMTNGRLRSVRHRVLAESMRSRVSMIYFGGPPLSEKIAPLASLMAKGEESLYEEFTWWEYKTSAYKSRLGDYRLGLFEKKTGGAAGQ; encoded by the exons aTGGTTGTGCATTCACAGTCTGCAGCATTAGACCATTGCTCTTTGATCAAAACATGCAAGCCTACCACCAGTGTTTTCAAAGGAATCCCAGTGGTAGACTTGAGGGACCCTGAAGCAAAGAACCTCATAGTTAAGGCTTGTGAGGAATATGGCTTCTTTAAGCTAGTCAATCATGGTGTTCCAATGGAATTCTTCACCAGATTAGAAGCTGAAGCTCTCAAGTTCTTCAATCTCCCCCAGTCTGACAAAGACAAAGCCGGCCCTCCTGATCCTTTTGGCTATGGTTTCAAGAAAATTGGCTCTAATGGCGATGTGGGATGGGTTGAATACCTCCTCCTTAACACCAATCCTCAAATCACTTCCCTCAAATCCCTCACTGTTTTCCGAGAAACCCCTGAAATTTTTCG CAGCTCTGCTGTGAACGACTATATCCAAGCAGTGAAGAGAATGACATTTGAAGTGGTGGAATTACTGGCGGATGGTCTGAAAATAGAGCCGAGGGATGCGTTAAGTAGGCTATTGAGAGACGAGAAGAGTGACTCGTGTTTCAGGCTAAACCACTATCCACCATGCCCGGAGCTACAAGCATTGGGTGGTAGAAACCTGATAGGGTTCGGGGAGCATACAGACCCGCAGATAATATCTGTCCTAAGATCAAACAACACATCTGGCCTGCAAATCTGTCTCAGAGATAAGACTTGGGTTTCAGTCCCACCTGATCAGACCTCCTTTTTTATCAATGTTGGTGATGCCTTGCAG GTAATGACAAATGGGAGATTAAGAAGTGTGAGGCACAGAGTGTTGGCAGAATCAATGAGATCAAGGGTATCAATGATCTATTTTGGAGGGCCACCTTTAAGTGAAAAGATAGCACCTTTAGCTTCATTAATGGCGAAAGGAGAAGAGAGCTTGTACGAGGAGTTCACATGGTGGGAATACAAGACTTCTGCATACAAATCAAGGTTGGGTGATTATAGGCTAGGCCTCTTTGAGAAAAAAACTGGTGGTGCTGCAGGCCAATGA
- the LOC108488694 gene encoding gibberellin 2-beta-dioxygenase-like isoform X2 gives MVVHSQSAALDHCSLIKTCKPTTSVFKGIPVVDLRDPEAKNLIVKACEEYGFFKLVNHGVPMEFFTRLEAEALKFFNLPQSDKDKAGPPDPFGYGFKKIGSNGDVGWVEYLLLNTNPQITSLKSLTVFRETPEIFRSAVNDYIQAVKRMTFEVVELLADGLKIEPRDALSRLLRDEKSDSCFRLNHYPPCPELQALGGRNLIGFGEHTDPQIISVLRSNNTSGLQICLRDKTWVSVPPDQTSFFINVGDALQVMTNGRLRSVRHRVLAESMRSRVSMIYFGGPPLSEKIAPLASLMAKGEESLYEEFTWWEYKTSAYKSRLGDYRLGLFEKKTGGAAGQ, from the exons aTGGTTGTGCATTCACAGTCTGCAGCATTAGACCATTGCTCTTTGATCAAAACATGCAAGCCTACCACCAGTGTTTTCAAAGGAATCCCAGTGGTAGACTTGAGGGACCCTGAAGCAAAGAACCTCATAGTTAAGGCTTGTGAGGAATATGGCTTCTTTAAGCTAGTCAATCATGGTGTTCCAATGGAATTCTTCACCAGATTAGAAGCTGAAGCTCTCAAGTTCTTCAATCTCCCCCAGTCTGACAAAGACAAAGCCGGCCCTCCTGATCCTTTTGGCTATGGTTTCAAGAAAATTGGCTCTAATGGCGATGTGGGATGGGTTGAATACCTCCTCCTTAACACCAATCCTCAAATCACTTCCCTCAAATCCCTCACTGTTTTCCGAGAAACCCCTGAAATTTTTCG CTCTGCTGTGAACGACTATATCCAAGCAGTGAAGAGAATGACATTTGAAGTGGTGGAATTACTGGCGGATGGTCTGAAAATAGAGCCGAGGGATGCGTTAAGTAGGCTATTGAGAGACGAGAAGAGTGACTCGTGTTTCAGGCTAAACCACTATCCACCATGCCCGGAGCTACAAGCATTGGGTGGTAGAAACCTGATAGGGTTCGGGGAGCATACAGACCCGCAGATAATATCTGTCCTAAGATCAAACAACACATCTGGCCTGCAAATCTGTCTCAGAGATAAGACTTGGGTTTCAGTCCCACCTGATCAGACCTCCTTTTTTATCAATGTTGGTGATGCCTTGCAG GTAATGACAAATGGGAGATTAAGAAGTGTGAGGCACAGAGTGTTGGCAGAATCAATGAGATCAAGGGTATCAATGATCTATTTTGGAGGGCCACCTTTAAGTGAAAAGATAGCACCTTTAGCTTCATTAATGGCGAAAGGAGAAGAGAGCTTGTACGAGGAGTTCACATGGTGGGAATACAAGACTTCTGCATACAAATCAAGGTTGGGTGATTATAGGCTAGGCCTCTTTGAGAAAAAAACTGGTGGTGCTGCAGGCCAATGA